The Streptomyces spororaveus genome includes a region encoding these proteins:
- a CDS encoding bifunctional glycosyltransferase 87/phosphatase PAP2 family protein has protein sequence MANAAEHSGANGHAGVIGDHGRLGAARLLLWALAGALAVRQAAAVLRVPPAEWLNGFHLPGSLPGSVYDTGQFSDTPFAGLVLKPLVGVAAPSLEVAWTCVTLVCVAAIGLVAARGLPDPVPRRTALLAAPVLTALMMVSLPVREAASPGQTAVLPVLLVLLAVFRVPGDRPAGFLVGLAAALQPALLLFAPLLWLTGRRPTAHTAAVTFAGATALSWAAMPRDSWTYWVQHLAGTGLGGAPDGLANQSVHGALLRLGLTGPVEILLYAALAAAIVWTGLRRAVRYARDGQLLLAVAVTGCVAVAVSPAGWRHQLLWVLLAVAGKVGKRAADRPVWPVAVVLAMTLPSTMLLPNLAALAPVRDNVLLLTAVAAACAVPFLPRSSAYWREPVPTDYGRPAAARWARVPLMPFWRRVLSRPNLLLELLLIRVGYSLYSHIRAAAPTSRSLAEGNGSQIHGIERALGIDIEHAVNHAVVGTPWLEAFFNFYYTSFHFVVPLTILGLLYWRRPGDYRWARASLGLATVLALAGFWLYPLAPPRLMPGLGFIDTVHGPQDLANPSYGAMTAISNQYAAMPSLHFGWSLWCGIVIVVLAPKGWQKLLGALHPLITVCAIVATANHWVLDAVGGAVVVSAGFALVYVLSGPRGLQLSLPVQRRGAEAAAGEEAPGEGERRPEAAPARSA, from the coding sequence GTGGCTAACGCGGCAGAGCACAGCGGGGCGAACGGACATGCCGGAGTCATAGGCGATCACGGCAGGCTCGGGGCGGCCCGCCTCCTCCTGTGGGCGCTGGCCGGGGCCCTCGCCGTCAGACAGGCCGCCGCCGTGCTGCGGGTACCACCGGCCGAATGGCTGAACGGCTTCCACCTCCCGGGCAGCCTGCCGGGATCGGTCTACGACACCGGCCAGTTCTCCGACACCCCCTTCGCCGGGCTGGTCCTCAAGCCGCTCGTCGGCGTCGCCGCCCCGTCGCTGGAGGTCGCCTGGACCTGCGTGACGCTGGTGTGCGTCGCCGCCATCGGGCTCGTCGCCGCCCGCGGCCTGCCCGACCCGGTGCCACGGCGCACCGCACTGCTCGCCGCGCCCGTGCTCACGGCCCTGATGATGGTCTCGCTTCCCGTCCGCGAGGCCGCCTCACCCGGCCAGACCGCCGTCCTTCCCGTCCTGCTGGTGCTGCTGGCCGTCTTCCGCGTGCCCGGCGACCGCCCCGCCGGCTTCCTCGTCGGCCTCGCCGCCGCGCTCCAGCCCGCGCTGCTGCTGTTCGCACCGCTGCTGTGGCTGACCGGACGCCGCCCCACCGCACACACCGCCGCCGTGACCTTCGCCGGAGCCACCGCGCTGTCCTGGGCCGCCATGCCGCGCGACTCCTGGACGTACTGGGTCCAGCACCTGGCCGGTACCGGCCTCGGCGGCGCCCCCGACGGCCTCGCCAACCAGTCCGTGCACGGCGCGCTCCTGCGCCTCGGCCTGACCGGACCCGTCGAGATCCTGCTCTACGCCGCCCTCGCGGCCGCCATCGTCTGGACCGGCCTGCGCCGCGCCGTCCGCTACGCCCGCGACGGCCAGCTGCTGCTCGCCGTCGCCGTCACCGGCTGCGTCGCCGTCGCCGTGTCCCCGGCCGGCTGGCGCCACCAGCTGCTGTGGGTGCTGCTCGCGGTCGCCGGCAAGGTCGGCAAGCGGGCTGCCGACCGGCCCGTGTGGCCGGTGGCCGTGGTCCTCGCCATGACCCTGCCGAGCACGATGCTGCTGCCGAACCTGGCCGCGCTGGCCCCCGTACGGGACAACGTGCTGCTGCTCACCGCCGTGGCCGCGGCCTGCGCGGTACCGTTCCTGCCGCGCTCGTCCGCGTACTGGCGCGAACCGGTACCCACCGACTACGGGCGGCCCGCGGCGGCCCGCTGGGCGCGGGTGCCGCTGATGCCGTTCTGGCGGCGCGTACTGTCCCGCCCGAACCTGCTGCTGGAACTCCTCCTGATACGGGTGGGCTACTCGCTCTACTCCCACATCCGGGCCGCCGCGCCCACCAGCCGCAGCCTCGCCGAGGGCAACGGCAGCCAGATCCACGGCATCGAGCGGGCGCTGGGCATCGACATCGAGCACGCCGTCAACCACGCCGTGGTCGGCACGCCCTGGCTGGAGGCCTTCTTCAACTTCTACTACACCTCCTTCCACTTCGTGGTCCCGCTGACGATCCTGGGCCTGCTGTACTGGCGCCGCCCCGGCGACTACCGGTGGGCGCGGGCCTCGCTGGGCCTGGCCACGGTGCTGGCCCTGGCGGGCTTCTGGCTCTACCCGCTCGCGCCGCCGCGCCTGATGCCCGGCCTCGGTTTCATCGACACCGTGCACGGGCCGCAGGACCTGGCCAACCCCTCCTACGGGGCCATGACCGCGATCTCCAACCAGTACGCGGCGATGCCCTCGCTGCACTTCGGCTGGTCGCTGTGGTGCGGGATCGTGATCGTGGTGCTGGCGCCGAAGGGCTGGCAGAAGCTGCTCGGAGCGCTGCACCCGCTGATCACGGTGTGCGCGATCGTGGCCACCGCCAACCACTGGGTACTGGACGCCGTGGGCGGAGCCGTGGTCGTGTCCGCCGGCTTCGCGCTCGTGTACGTGCTGTCCGGGCCGCGGGGGCTGCAGCTGTCCCTGCCCGTGCAGCGCCGGGGTGCCGAGGCGGCGGCGGGCGAGGAGGCGCCGGGCGAGGGGGAGCGGAGGCCGGAGGCGGCCCCGGCCCGGAGCGCGTAG